The proteins below come from a single Nocardiopsis gilva YIM 90087 genomic window:
- a CDS encoding ABC transporter substrate-binding protein, whose protein sequence is MFKPESARSLSITAIAMIMALIATGCAESTREGGGGDPNESQPLVFAGAGDPRSVDPVLANDGETFRVTRQIYDTLLTHEPGGTKIVGGLAESWEQSDDGTEWTFKLRDGVKFHDGEALDAEAVCANFNRWYNFTGNYQNSNQTYYWQKTFGGFAENEDKDTPEANFSSCSAPEELTAVIKVEEPSANYPGAFSLASFGIMSPKVIEKVTDEKVTGDPGSPVLPDYSQEAGTVAGTGPYRLVDWDHDAQEVTLERFDDYWGEKAKVKTLIVKTISEEAARKQALEAGDIHGYDLVAPADVEPLKQAGFRVPVRDVFNILYLAYQQETSEELADRKVRQAIAHAVDRQRIVDTILPEGGKVARQFIPETVEGWSPDVTTYDFDPEKAKSLLKEAGQADLEIDMCFPTEVTRPYMPAPQDIFDIIKADLEAVGITVTANSMPWGDYIPYTDSGGCSLYLLGWTGDFNEAFNFLGTWFDGYDSGWGFRNDELFALMDEVSSVPDQERRTKLYQEVNREIMDYLPGLPISHSPPSIAFAPNVNPPAVSPLTQENFSEASFK, encoded by the coding sequence GTGTTCAAACCGGAGTCGGCCAGATCACTCTCGATCACTGCAATTGCGATGATCATGGCATTGATCGCCACAGGTTGTGCGGAAAGTACCCGAGAGGGCGGTGGCGGTGATCCCAATGAGAGCCAGCCCCTGGTGTTCGCCGGGGCCGGGGATCCGCGTTCGGTTGACCCCGTCCTGGCCAACGACGGCGAGACGTTCCGCGTCACCCGGCAGATCTACGACACCCTGCTCACCCACGAACCCGGCGGCACCAAGATCGTCGGCGGCCTGGCGGAGTCCTGGGAGCAGTCCGACGACGGCACGGAGTGGACCTTCAAACTGCGCGACGGTGTGAAATTCCACGATGGCGAAGCCCTCGACGCAGAGGCGGTATGCGCCAATTTCAACCGCTGGTACAACTTCACCGGCAACTACCAGAACAGCAACCAGACCTACTACTGGCAGAAAACTTTCGGGGGATTCGCCGAGAACGAGGACAAAGACACTCCCGAGGCCAACTTCTCCTCGTGTAGCGCGCCCGAGGAACTGACCGCCGTGATCAAGGTGGAGGAGCCCTCGGCCAATTATCCGGGCGCGTTCAGTCTCGCCTCGTTCGGGATCATGAGCCCGAAGGTCATCGAGAAGGTCACCGATGAGAAGGTCACCGGCGATCCCGGCTCGCCCGTGCTCCCCGACTACAGCCAGGAGGCCGGGACGGTCGCGGGCACCGGGCCCTACCGGCTCGTCGACTGGGACCACGACGCCCAGGAGGTCACGCTCGAACGGTTCGACGACTACTGGGGCGAGAAGGCCAAGGTCAAGACCCTGATCGTCAAGACGATCTCCGAGGAGGCCGCCCGCAAGCAGGCCCTGGAGGCCGGTGACATCCACGGGTACGACCTCGTGGCCCCGGCCGATGTGGAGCCGCTCAAGCAGGCCGGATTCCGGGTCCCCGTCCGCGACGTGTTCAACATCCTCTACCTCGCCTACCAGCAGGAGACCAGCGAGGAGCTGGCCGACCGGAAGGTGCGCCAGGCCATCGCGCACGCCGTCGACCGGCAGCGGATCGTCGACACCATCCTCCCCGAAGGCGGCAAGGTCGCCAGGCAGTTCATCCCGGAGACCGTCGAGGGCTGGTCGCCGGACGTCACCACCTACGACTTCGACCCGGAGAAGGCCAAGTCACTGCTCAAGGAGGCCGGGCAGGCCGACCTCGAAATCGACATGTGCTTCCCCACGGAGGTCACCCGGCCCTACATGCCCGCACCGCAGGACATCTTCGACATCATCAAGGCCGACCTCGAAGCCGTCGGCATCACCGTCACGGCCAACTCGATGCCCTGGGGCGACTACATCCCCTACACCGACAGCGGCGGCTGCAGCCTCTACCTGCTCGGCTGGACCGGTGACTTCAACGAGGCCTTCAACTTCCTCGGCACCTGGTTCGACGGCTACGACAGCGGGTGGGGGTTCCGCAACGATGAGCTGTTCGCCCTGATGGACGAGGTGTCCTCCGTACCCGACCAGGAGCGGCGCACCAAGCTGTACCAGGAGGTCAACCGGGAGATCATGGACTACCTCCCGGGGCTGCCGATCTCCCACTCGCCGCCGTCGATCGCGTTCGCGCCGAACGTCAACCCGCCGGCCGTCAGCCCGCTCACCCAGGAGAACTTCTCCGAGGCCTCCTTCAAGTAG
- a CDS encoding Fpg/Nei family DNA glycosylase, translating to MPEGHTLHRLAGHFTKHYGGSRVRVSSPQGRFADGARRIDGRTLLGAEAHGKQLFCGFDSGEWLRVHLGIYGAWTFGDADGERYLGAPRAENGERRELERDGDGFVVAPPPVGAVRVRVVNSSGWADLRGPTACEVIGEEEKQAIQAKLGPDPLRADADPERAWRVISRSRTTIAALLMRQDVIAGVGNIYRAESLFRAGIDPYRAGRDLTRGEWDSLWADLCGLLADGVRDGYIITTRPEHRPDPEVRPVPRPDTLYVCYRTGDPCRVCSSPISGAELAGRNLYWCPGCQTR from the coding sequence GTGCCCGAGGGCCACACACTGCACCGGCTTGCCGGCCACTTCACCAAGCACTACGGGGGGTCCCGCGTCCGGGTGAGCAGCCCGCAGGGGCGGTTCGCCGACGGGGCGCGGCGGATCGACGGCCGTACCCTCCTCGGTGCCGAAGCCCACGGCAAGCAGCTCTTCTGCGGGTTCGACTCCGGCGAGTGGCTCCGCGTGCACCTCGGCATCTACGGGGCCTGGACGTTCGGCGACGCCGATGGCGAGCGCTACCTGGGCGCGCCGCGCGCGGAGAACGGCGAGCGGCGCGAGCTGGAGCGCGACGGCGACGGGTTCGTCGTCGCGCCGCCCCCGGTGGGCGCCGTTCGGGTGCGCGTCGTGAACTCCTCGGGCTGGGCCGACCTACGCGGGCCGACCGCCTGCGAGGTCATCGGCGAGGAGGAGAAGCAGGCGATCCAGGCCAAGCTGGGGCCGGACCCGCTGCGCGCCGACGCCGATCCAGAGCGGGCGTGGCGGGTGATCAGCCGGTCGCGCACGACGATCGCCGCGCTGCTGATGCGTCAGGACGTCATCGCCGGGGTGGGCAACATCTACCGGGCCGAGTCGCTGTTCCGGGCCGGGATCGATCCCTACCGCGCGGGCCGCGACCTCACCCGGGGGGAGTGGGACTCCCTGTGGGCCGACCTCTGCGGGCTGCTCGCCGACGGTGTGCGGGACGGCTACATCATCACCACCCGGCCCGAGCACCGCCCCGACCCCGAGGTTCGTCCCGTGCCCCGTCCGGACACGCTCTACGTGTGCTACCGCACCGGCGATCCGTGCCGGGTCTGTTCCTCGCCCATCAGCGGTGCGGAACTGGCCGGCCGGAACCTCTACTGGTGTCCGGGGTGCCAGACCCGGTGA
- a CDS encoding ABC transporter ATP-binding protein, whose protein sequence is MSPTGRETADGTDLLEIAGLKVHFPIRSGVLVDRTVGYVYAVDGVSLAIRRGSTYGLVGESGCGKTTLGRAVLRLVDITDGRVWLDNVDLAHMPAEKMRRTRRRAQMVFQDPLGSLNPRQNVESILLEGLIAHDIGGGREGRRATVIEALEAVGLSSAVLSRYPHEFSGGQRQRIGIARALVLEPDLVICDEPVSALDVSIQAQVLNLLEELQRARGLTYLIIAHDLAVVRHVSDTVGVMYLGALVEEAASDTLYATPMHPYTRALMSAVPVPDPDMEDARERVLLPGDLPSPADPPSGCRFHTRCPWRQEERCSTERPALRTVAEGHRVACHYAEEIAAGEIQPRTGRHASRA, encoded by the coding sequence ATGAGCCCGACCGGGCGGGAGACCGCGGACGGTACGGACCTGCTGGAGATCGCCGGACTCAAGGTGCACTTCCCGATCCGCAGCGGCGTCCTCGTCGACCGGACGGTCGGGTACGTGTACGCGGTCGACGGCGTGTCGCTGGCGATCCGGCGCGGGAGTACCTACGGCCTGGTGGGCGAGTCGGGCTGCGGGAAGACCACGCTGGGCCGCGCGGTGCTGCGGCTGGTCGACATCACCGACGGGCGGGTGTGGCTGGACAACGTCGACCTGGCGCACATGCCCGCCGAGAAGATGCGGCGTACGCGCCGCAGGGCGCAGATGGTCTTCCAGGACCCGCTGGGCAGCCTCAACCCACGGCAGAACGTCGAGTCGATCCTGCTGGAAGGGTTGATCGCGCACGATATCGGGGGGGGTAGGGAGGGACGGCGGGCCACGGTCATCGAGGCGCTGGAGGCCGTGGGGCTGTCGAGCGCCGTCCTGTCGCGCTACCCACACGAGTTCTCCGGCGGACAGCGCCAGCGCATCGGCATCGCCCGCGCGCTGGTGCTCGAACCCGACCTGGTCATCTGCGACGAGCCGGTGTCCGCGCTCGACGTGTCGATCCAGGCCCAGGTGCTGAACCTGCTGGAGGAGCTGCAACGGGCGCGCGGACTGACCTACCTGATCATCGCGCACGACCTGGCGGTGGTGCGGCACGTGAGCGACACGGTGGGCGTCATGTACCTGGGCGCCCTGGTCGAAGAGGCCGCCAGCGACACCCTCTACGCCACGCCGATGCACCCTTACACCCGTGCGCTGATGTCGGCGGTGCCCGTACCCGACCCGGACATGGAGGACGCCCGGGAACGCGTACTGCTGCCGGGGGACCTGCCCTCCCCGGCCGATCCACCGTCGGGATGCCGGTTCCACACCCGCTGCCCGTGGCGGCAGGAGGAGCGGTGCTCCACCGAGCGCCCGGCGCTGCGGACCGTGGCCGAGGGGCACAGGGTGGCCTGCCACTACGCGGAGGAGATCGCGGCGGGGGAGATCCAGCCCAGGACCGGCCGACACGCCAGCCGGGCCTGA
- a CDS encoding DUF1918 domain-containing protein yields MHATVGDRVHIKGRVVGMKEHVGEIVEVRGAEGEPPYRVRFDDGHESLIFPGPDCIVEQRKPVD; encoded by the coding sequence ATGCACGCAACCGTCGGCGACCGAGTCCATATCAAGGGTCGTGTTGTCGGTATGAAGGAGCATGTCGGGGAGATCGTCGAAGTCCGTGGTGCCGAGGGGGAACCCCCCTACCGCGTCCGCTTCGACGACGGCCACGAATCCCTGATCTTCCCCGGGCCCGACTGCATCGTGGAGCAGCGCAAGCCCGTGGACTGA
- a CDS encoding DEAD/DEAH box helicase: MTVLIVPPATTSRPSVPTPAPQPEPHPGHHRTTDGRVRALLDYYRACVHREAVLDHLIELGGADTPSASSGHHCLPAGTETLFSGAGEDLLVPPEANGVLRAARREGRPLRYGYPVVLLAPDPAADAADEGPGDVIDSRWRAAPLLVTDVEVVPDTEEPRVRAVSEPDVNPALLRRAGITDPEELAALRAVLRQGASEGDRPHDGVVLDLEAKVRTLLTRLDIDRVDDIVPRAIRGTLPHLYPRAGAHNVAVLFRSGPAEHAAPNDERPGTITGLLADLDPGHRDGPRPGQADGTALEALLEGEGGAGSPHTAPPGRPARGSEATREEAVLPVADGRLTEAQYAILRSAMRERLTAVAAPPGTGLADLIDAAVRTAVVADQSVLVASAEEPLLDRIVRRAGEAPGHLVLRTGHPDHRSREIRTLERLVEQPTSPPDLTPHNGSLRDDWSRVDSAWKSIDAIAHNGHSLARLAEERGEMIGHGWDPDALFTPEHGDPGYWLRRAERARGGGFVALAHRSAIRRELGVEPTPENLQRLCRVARIELDWRTALDRRRRTPMLAGLLADLEAAQACHRLSGDSCLRGVVSRRAGRGRQALLNRLETLNWHHTTGWPGFAHLLTVVPAWAVGVRAARALPPQAGLFDLVVVAGAEHCRMAEVLPLLYRAKRALVIGDPAQPAPPTLLEPAEEQRLRGAAGPTWLDRRPELGYAGYSAYEACAAATSASRNQHHWLDEHDRSHPTIAALASRHCYGGRIAVTTEPANLPTPVRTAPEDRATNGHHPAPPSRGADRGGRAVEWRHFSGDCEPVPGASGINREEAYRVAVVLQELDGALPEDAVIGVIAPFQPQWALLRRLVRRQGFGRQIRVGGVEEFRGEENGAVDVMVVSPTVATDAPARLVDRAVRSQAWATALTRTVSRLIVVGDRSFWSGTDSPLRDLCPFADTVEEESTALRNLRSALQARGAPVTQRPSFHGHQADLCVDTGRGPVLVLLDHARSGLELRRLLAHGELLTRLSGHPAVCVPAWRCLHDPPSVVNEILHGGD, encoded by the coding sequence GTGACCGTCCTGATCGTGCCGCCCGCGACCACGTCCCGACCGTCGGTCCCCACCCCCGCCCCGCAGCCCGAACCCCACCCCGGCCACCACCGCACCACCGACGGCCGCGTCCGCGCGCTCCTCGACTACTACCGCGCCTGCGTCCACCGAGAGGCCGTCCTCGACCACCTCATCGAACTCGGCGGTGCCGACACCCCGAGCGCGTCCAGCGGCCACCACTGCCTGCCCGCCGGGACCGAGACACTGTTCAGCGGAGCAGGTGAGGACCTGCTTGTTCCGCCCGAGGCCAACGGCGTGTTACGGGCGGCCCGGCGCGAGGGCCGCCCCCTGCGCTACGGCTACCCGGTCGTCCTCCTCGCCCCCGACCCGGCCGCCGACGCCGCGGACGAGGGGCCCGGCGACGTCATCGACTCCCGCTGGCGCGCCGCCCCACTGCTCGTCACCGACGTCGAGGTCGTCCCCGACACCGAGGAACCCCGGGTCCGCGCCGTCTCCGAGCCCGACGTCAACCCCGCGCTGCTCCGCCGGGCCGGCATCACCGACCCCGAGGAGCTCGCCGCCCTGCGCGCCGTCCTCCGCCAGGGCGCCTCCGAGGGCGACCGCCCGCACGACGGCGTCGTCCTGGACCTGGAGGCCAAGGTCCGTACCCTGCTCACGCGCCTCGACATCGACCGGGTCGACGACATCGTCCCGCGCGCGATCCGCGGCACCCTGCCGCACCTGTACCCCCGTGCGGGAGCGCACAACGTCGCGGTGCTGTTCCGCTCCGGTCCGGCCGAACACGCCGCGCCCAACGACGAACGTCCGGGGACGATCACCGGGCTGCTCGCCGACCTCGACCCCGGGCACCGCGACGGTCCCCGGCCGGGACAGGCCGACGGCACCGCGCTCGAAGCCCTGCTGGAGGGCGAGGGCGGAGCGGGATCGCCGCACACGGCGCCGCCGGGGCGGCCGGCACGGGGCTCCGAGGCCACACGCGAGGAGGCCGTCCTGCCCGTCGCCGACGGCCGCCTCACCGAGGCGCAGTACGCGATCCTGCGCTCGGCGATGCGCGAACGCCTCACGGCGGTCGCCGCACCGCCCGGGACCGGACTGGCCGACCTCATCGACGCCGCCGTGCGCACCGCCGTGGTCGCCGACCAGAGCGTGCTCGTCGCCTCCGCGGAGGAACCCCTGCTGGACCGGATCGTGCGCCGGGCCGGGGAGGCCCCCGGCCACCTGGTTCTGCGCACCGGCCACCCCGACCACCGGAGCAGAGAGATCCGCACCCTGGAACGGCTGGTCGAACAGCCGACGTCACCCCCCGATCTCACCCCGCACAACGGCAGCCTGCGGGACGACTGGTCCCGGGTCGACAGCGCGTGGAAGTCCATCGACGCGATCGCGCACAACGGGCACTCTCTCGCGCGCTTGGCCGAGGAGCGCGGTGAGATGATCGGCCACGGGTGGGACCCTGATGCGCTCTTCACCCCCGAACACGGCGACCCGGGCTACTGGCTGCGGCGCGCCGAACGGGCCCGGGGCGGCGGGTTCGTCGCGCTCGCGCACCGGTCGGCCATCCGCCGCGAACTCGGCGTGGAGCCCACACCGGAGAACCTGCAACGGCTGTGCCGGGTAGCGCGGATCGAACTCGACTGGCGCACCGCCCTCGACCGCCGCCGCCGAACCCCGATGCTGGCCGGTCTGCTGGCCGACCTCGAAGCGGCGCAGGCCTGCCACCGCCTCTCCGGCGACTCCTGCCTGCGCGGTGTCGTCTCCCGGCGGGCCGGCCGGGGCCGACAGGCGCTGCTCAACCGCCTGGAGACCCTCAACTGGCACCACACCACCGGCTGGCCCGGCTTCGCCCACCTGCTCACCGTCGTCCCCGCCTGGGCGGTCGGCGTCCGCGCGGCACGCGCCCTGCCGCCGCAGGCCGGACTGTTCGACCTGGTCGTCGTGGCCGGGGCGGAGCACTGCCGGATGGCCGAGGTGCTGCCGCTGCTCTACCGCGCCAAGCGGGCGCTGGTCATCGGCGACCCCGCCCAGCCCGCCCCGCCCACCCTGCTCGAACCGGCGGAGGAGCAGCGGTTGCGCGGCGCCGCCGGTCCCACCTGGCTCGACCGGCGTCCCGAGCTTGGCTACGCCGGATACTCCGCCTACGAGGCATGCGCCGCGGCGACCTCCGCCTCCCGGAACCAGCACCACTGGCTCGACGAGCACGACCGCTCCCACCCGACCATCGCCGCCCTGGCCTCCCGCCACTGCTACGGCGGCCGGATCGCGGTGACCACCGAGCCCGCGAACCTCCCGACACCGGTGCGGACGGCGCCGGAGGACCGGGCGACGAACGGGCATCACCCGGCGCCGCCGTCGCGCGGGGCCGACCGCGGCGGCCGGGCCGTGGAATGGCGGCACTTCTCCGGGGACTGCGAGCCCGTCCCCGGCGCGTCCGGCATCAACCGCGAGGAGGCCTACCGGGTCGCCGTCGTCCTCCAGGAGCTCGACGGCGCGCTGCCCGAGGATGCCGTGATCGGGGTCATCGCCCCTTTCCAGCCGCAGTGGGCGCTCCTGCGCAGACTCGTGCGGCGGCAGGGCTTCGGCCGGCAGATCAGAGTGGGCGGCGTCGAGGAGTTCCGGGGCGAGGAGAACGGTGCCGTGGACGTCATGGTGGTCTCGCCGACGGTGGCCACCGACGCCCCCGCGCGGCTCGTCGACCGCGCCGTGCGTTCCCAGGCGTGGGCCACCGCGCTCACCCGCACGGTGTCGCGGTTGATCGTCGTCGGCGACCGCTCGTTCTGGTCCGGCACCGACAGCCCCCTGCGCGACCTGTGCCCCTTCGCCGACACCGTCGAGGAGGAGAGCACGGCACTGCGCAACCTGCGTTCCGCCCTGCAAGCGCGAGGCGCCCCGGTCACGCAGCGCCCCTCGTTCCATGGACACCAGGCCGACCTGTGCGTCGACACCGGCCGGGGGCCGGTCCTGGTCCTGCTCGACCACGCCCGCAGCGGCCTGGAACTGCGCCGCCTGTTGGCCCACGGCGAGCTGCTGACGCGGCTCAGCGGCCACCCCGCCGTGTGCGTCCCCGCCTGGCGCTGCCTGCACGACCCGCCCTCGGTGGTCAACGAGATCCTGCACGGCGGCGACTGA
- a CDS encoding ABC transporter permease, which produces MLRFIVRRTLQLVPTLVGLSVLLFFWLRQLPGGPEYALLGEDATPEQRAALRRALGLDDPLIVQYWRFVTRLAEGDLGTSLQTGRPVLDEFALRFPATAELAISAIVIAVGIGIPLGYLAARRRGGVLDSAVVGGSLIGICTPVFFLAFVLKVIFAEHLGWFPSAFRQTPGFSATRITGFFVLDGLMTREWDSAWDAITHLALPGLALSSIPLAVIVRMTRASVLEVLAEDYVRTAEAKGLHRHVVRTRHVLRNAMLPVTTAIGLQTGALFAGAVLTESVFAFGGIGSFVYASTQTRDYPALLGFILIIACMYVLINLLVDISYSLLDPRVRVS; this is translated from the coding sequence GTGCTGCGCTTCATCGTCAGGCGGACACTGCAGCTGGTCCCGACCCTCGTCGGCCTCTCGGTGCTGCTGTTCTTCTGGCTCCGCCAACTGCCCGGCGGCCCCGAATACGCGCTGCTCGGCGAGGACGCCACCCCCGAACAGCGGGCGGCGCTGCGCCGAGCGCTGGGCCTCGACGATCCGCTGATCGTCCAGTACTGGCGGTTCGTCACCCGCCTCGCCGAGGGCGACCTCGGCACCTCCCTGCAGACCGGCCGCCCGGTCCTCGACGAGTTCGCCCTACGGTTCCCGGCGACCGCCGAACTCGCCATCTCCGCCATCGTCATCGCCGTCGGCATCGGTATCCCCCTCGGCTACCTCGCCGCGCGCCGCCGCGGCGGCGTCCTGGACTCCGCCGTCGTCGGCGGCTCCCTCATCGGGATCTGCACCCCGGTGTTCTTCCTGGCCTTCGTGCTCAAGGTGATCTTCGCCGAGCACCTCGGCTGGTTCCCCTCCGCATTCCGGCAGACCCCCGGATTCAGCGCGACCCGCATCACCGGCTTCTTCGTCCTCGACGGGCTGATGACCCGTGAATGGGACTCCGCCTGGGACGCGATCACCCACCTGGCGCTGCCGGGTCTCGCCCTGTCCAGCATCCCGCTGGCCGTCATCGTGCGGATGACCCGGGCCAGCGTGCTGGAGGTCCTCGCCGAGGACTACGTGCGGACCGCCGAGGCCAAGGGGCTGCACCGCCACGTGGTGCGCACCCGACACGTGCTGCGCAACGCCATGCTGCCGGTGACGACCGCGATCGGTCTGCAAACCGGAGCCCTGTTCGCCGGGGCGGTGCTCACCGAGAGCGTCTTCGCCTTCGGCGGCATCGGATCGTTCGTCTACGCCTCCACCCAGACGCGCGACTACCCGGCGTTACTCGGCTTCATCCTGATCATCGCCTGCATGTACGTGCTGATCAATCTGCTGGTGGACATCTCCTACAGCCTCCTCGACCCGAGAGTGCGGGTGAGCTGA
- a CDS encoding ABC transporter ATP-binding protein — protein sequence MPLLTVDDLSVTFSGRGRRDVRAVDQVSFTLDEGQVVGLVGESGCGKSVTSLALMGLLPRQGVTVAGRALFDAGGAPDDRSAQGTVDLLALDPERMRDLRGAQLAMVFQDPLSSLNPVVPIGLQVTEILTRHRGLRRAAARTEAAELLQRVGIPDPARRLREYPHELSGGMRQRALIAMAVACRPRLMIADEPTTALDVTIQAQILELLKDLVHQEGTALLMITHDLGVVAGLCDEINVLYAGKVVEGAARRRLFAEPTHPYTVGLLGSIPRLNAPREEPLTPIRGSVNDDIAWADGCAFAPRCDSYTAECLGGPPELRGGDKGHRYRCVHPVTHGRDAARGRHRAFGDAPTREGEPR from the coding sequence ATGCCCCTGCTCACCGTGGACGATCTGTCGGTCACCTTCTCCGGCCGCGGACGGCGCGACGTACGGGCGGTGGACCAGGTGTCGTTCACCCTTGACGAGGGACAGGTCGTCGGGCTGGTCGGGGAGTCCGGGTGCGGCAAAAGCGTCACCTCCCTCGCCTTGATGGGGCTGCTGCCGCGGCAGGGCGTCACCGTCGCGGGCCGTGCCCTGTTCGACGCGGGCGGCGCGCCCGACGACCGGTCCGCCCAGGGCACGGTCGACCTGCTCGCGCTGGACCCCGAGCGGATGCGCGACCTGCGCGGTGCCCAGCTGGCCATGGTCTTCCAGGACCCGCTGTCGTCGCTCAACCCGGTGGTGCCCATCGGCCTGCAGGTCACCGAGATCCTCACCCGCCACCGGGGGCTGCGCCGCGCCGCCGCCCGCACCGAGGCCGCCGAGCTGCTGCAGCGCGTGGGCATCCCCGACCCCGCCCGGCGGCTCCGGGAGTACCCGCACGAACTGTCGGGAGGCATGCGGCAGCGCGCGCTGATCGCCATGGCGGTCGCCTGCCGCCCCCGGTTGATGATCGCCGACGAGCCCACCACCGCCCTCGACGTCACCATCCAGGCGCAGATCCTGGAGCTGCTCAAGGACCTGGTTCACCAGGAGGGGACCGCCCTGCTGATGATCACCCACGACCTGGGCGTGGTGGCCGGGCTGTGCGACGAGATCAATGTGCTCTACGCGGGAAAGGTGGTGGAGGGCGCGGCGCGGCGGCGCCTGTTCGCCGAGCCGACCCACCCCTACACCGTCGGCCTGCTGGGCTCGATCCCGCGGTTGAACGCGCCGCGGGAGGAACCCCTGACGCCGATTCGGGGGTCGGTGAACGACGACATCGCCTGGGCCGACGGCTGCGCGTTCGCGCCCCGCTGCGACTCCTACACCGCCGAGTGCTTGGGCGGGCCGCCGGAGCTGCGTGGGGGCGACAAGGGGCACCGGTACCGCTGCGTCCACCCGGTCACCCACGGCCGGGACGCGGCCCGGGGGAGGCACCGGGCGTTCGGCGACGCCCCCACGAGGGAAGGAGAGCCCCGATGA
- a CDS encoding phospholipase, with translation MRPFARRAARSSIAVASAVLLSFGMGGTAHADLTPDELRRVTDEYLFGVSLSRFITIRDSAPYAGQLDWSSDSCSWSPDNPVGYNFDPGCKRHDFGYRNYKKQSRFTEPNRLKIDNNFRDDLYGICDGDWLCRGVADIYYNAVREFGGSGATTAEALVRGNAAEKVENLVEAADDLEQADTQAEADRIVEDFEEDHRVEIAQDFPVS, from the coding sequence ATGCGTCCCTTTGCCCGGCGTGCGGCCCGCTCCTCGATCGCCGTCGCCTCCGCTGTCCTGCTCTCCTTCGGCATGGGCGGAACAGCGCACGCCGACCTGACGCCCGACGAACTGCGTCGGGTCACCGACGAGTACCTCTTCGGCGTCAGCCTCAGCCGGTTCATCACCATCCGTGACAGCGCCCCGTACGCGGGCCAGCTCGACTGGAGCTCCGACTCTTGCAGCTGGTCCCCGGACAACCCCGTCGGGTACAACTTCGACCCCGGGTGCAAGCGCCACGACTTCGGCTACCGGAACTACAAGAAGCAGTCCCGGTTCACCGAGCCCAACCGGCTGAAGATCGACAACAACTTCCGCGACGACCTCTACGGCATCTGCGACGGCGACTGGCTGTGCCGGGGCGTCGCCGACATCTACTACAACGCCGTGCGCGAGTTCGGCGGCTCGGGCGCCACCACCGCCGAGGCCCTGGTGCGCGGCAACGCCGCGGAGAAGGTGGAGAACCTCGTCGAGGCGGCCGACGACCTGGAGCAGGCCGACACCCAGGCCGAGGCCGACCGGATCGTCGAGGACTTCGAGGAGGACCACCGGGTCGAGATCGCCCAGGACTTCCCGGTGAGCTGA
- a CDS encoding ABC transporter permease, translating into MSTKAERVDRLAELTAARAEEGHGHGVWREAFDRLRRNPMAIAGAATVLVFIFVAVFGQWLAPYSPVAQNWGDEVFPNRNVFVGPRAENWLGLDNLGRDQFSRMVVGARQTLLVGVVATLLGFTVGALLGGSAGAAHALGRQWGQRLDAVLMRLTDMMLAVPALLLAVSVAALLGQSLATVMIAVGVAQIPIFARLLRGAMIAQAGRDYVLAARALGVRTRRIALVHILPNSLGPVLVQGTLTLATAIIDAAALSYLGLGNPDPSVPEWGTMLADAQRFLGGAPQLAVYPALAIIVTALGFTLLGEAMRESLDPRLRK; encoded by the coding sequence ATGTCGACAAAGGCCGAGAGGGTCGACCGGCTCGCCGAGCTCACCGCGGCCCGCGCCGAGGAAGGGCACGGACACGGCGTCTGGCGCGAGGCCTTCGACCGGCTGCGCCGCAACCCCATGGCCATCGCCGGTGCCGCCACCGTCCTGGTCTTCATCTTCGTCGCGGTGTTCGGCCAGTGGCTCGCCCCCTACAGCCCCGTCGCCCAGAACTGGGGCGACGAAGTCTTCCCCAACCGGAACGTGTTCGTCGGGCCGCGCGCCGAAAACTGGCTCGGCCTGGACAACCTCGGCCGCGACCAGTTCTCCCGCATGGTCGTCGGGGCTCGCCAGACCCTCCTGGTCGGGGTGGTCGCCACCCTGCTCGGCTTCACCGTCGGCGCGCTCCTCGGCGGCTCGGCCGGTGCCGCGCACGCCCTCGGCCGACAGTGGGGGCAGCGGCTGGACGCGGTGCTGATGCGGCTCACCGACATGATGCTGGCCGTGCCCGCGCTGCTGCTGGCCGTCAGCGTGGCGGCGCTGCTCGGGCAGAGCCTGGCGACGGTGATGATCGCGGTCGGTGTCGCGCAGATCCCCATCTTCGCCCGGCTGCTGCGCGGCGCCATGATCGCCCAGGCCGGACGCGACTACGTGCTGGCCGCCCGCGCGCTGGGCGTGCGCACGCGCCGCATCGCCCTGGTCCACATCCTGCCCAACTCGCTGGGGCCGGTGCTGGTCCAGGGGACGCTGACGCTGGCCACCGCGATCATCGACGCCGCCGCGCTGTCGTACCTGGGACTGGGCAACCCGGACCCGTCGGTCCCCGAGTGGGGCACCATGCTCGCCGACGCCCAGCGGTTCCTGGGCGGCGCACCACAGCTCGCGGTGTACCCGGCGCTGGCCATCATCGTCACCGCCCTGGGCTTCACCCTGCTCGGCGAGGCGATGCGGGAATCCCTCGACCCCCGACTGAGGAAGTGA